In Caretta caretta isolate rCarCar2 chromosome 20, rCarCar1.hap1, whole genome shotgun sequence, a single window of DNA contains:
- the LOC125629728 gene encoding LOW QUALITY PROTEIN: ultra-long-chain fatty acid omega-hydroxylase-like (The sequence of the model RefSeq protein was modified relative to this genomic sequence to represent the inferred CDS: inserted 2 bases in 2 codons), with the protein MAGSRVCNNTGSPKWPHPTDCQGQNAEEGMQCVDELVGGYSHSCLWWFGPWFPILRLFHPEAVKPVLLESVAIAPKDYLFYGFLKPWLGDGLLLSNGPKWXRHRCMLTPAFHFDILKPYMKIFNQSTDIMHAKWRRLVASGSTSLDMFGQISLMTLDSLQKCVFGCNSNCQETPSDYIAAILELSSLVVGRQHRLLLHCDFLYRLSPDGRRFRHACDTMHRFTADVVQRRHQALSHQGREAWLKSKQGRTVDFIDILLLAKDEDGQDLSDEDIAAEADTFMFEGHDTTASGLSWVLYNLACHPEYQECCREEIKDLLRDKESEEVEWEDLSRVPFSTMCIKESLRLHPPVTAMSRRCTEDIKLPDGRVLPKGNVCLISIYGTHHNPAVRPEPQVYNPHRFDPENSKNQPPLAFMPFSAGPRNCIGQNFAVAEMKVVLVLTLLXFALRLDQSRPVRRKPELILRSENGLWLHLEPLGPSREGRPPTPRS; encoded by the exons ATGGCTGGGAGCCGTGTTTGCAATAACACAGGGAGCCCCAAGTGGCCCCATCCAACCGACTGCCAG GGTCAGAACGCGGAGGAGGGGATGCAGTGCGTAGATGAGCTCGTCGGGGGCTACAGCCACTCCTGCCTTTGGTGGTTTGGGCCCTGGTTTCCCATTCTCCGGCTCTTCCACCCAGAGGCCGTTAAACCCGTGCTGCTGGAGTCAG TTGCCATCGCACCCAAGGACTACCTGTTCTACGGCTTCCTGAAGCCCTGGCTAG GGGACGGTTTGCTGCTGAGCAATGGTCCGAAAT GTCGGCACCGGTGCATGCTGACGCCAGCCTTCCACTTCGACATCCTGAAGCCCTACATGAAGATCTTCAACCAGAGCACTGACATCATGCAT GCCAAGTGGCGCCGGCTGGTGGCGTCAGGATCCACCTCCCTGGACATGTTTGGTCAGATCAGCCTCATGACCCTGGACAGTTTGCAGAAATGCGTCTTCGGCTGCAACAGCAACTGCCAGGA GACACCCAGTGACTACATCGCAGCCATCCTGGAACTCAGCTCCCTGGTGGTGGGACGCCAGCACCGCCTGCTCCTGCACTGCGACTTCCTGTACCGCCTGTCACCCGACGGGCGGCGCTTCCGGCACGCCTGCGACACCATGCACCGCTTCACGGCCGACGTGGTGCAGCGGCGCCACCAGGCCCTGAGCcaccagggcagggaggcctggcTCAAATCCAAGCAGGGCAGGACGGTGGACTTCATTGACATCCTGCTCCTGGCCAAG GATGAGGACGGCCAGGACCTGTCAGACGAGGACATCGCAGCTGAGGCCGACACCTTCATGTTTGAGG GCCACGACACCACAGCCAGCGGCCTCTCCTGGGTGCTGTATAACCTGGCCTGTCACCCCGAGTACCAGGAGTGCTGCCGGGAGGAGATCAAGGACTTACTGCGGGACAAGGAGTCGGAGGAGGTTGAATG GGAGGACCTGTCCCGGGTGCCCTTCTCCACCATGTGCATCAAGGAGAGTCTGCGCCTGCACCCGCCCGTCACGGCCATGTCCCGGCGCTGCACCGAGGACATCAAACTGCCCGACGGACGTGTCCTACCCAAAG GGAACGTCTGTCTGATCAGTATCTATGGGACGCAtcacaatcctgctgtcaggccAGAGCCCCAG GTCTATAACCCACACCGCTTCGACCCAGAGAACTCCAAGAACCAGCCCCCACTGGCCTTCATGCCCTTCTCTGCTGGACCCAG GAACTGCATCGGGCAGAACTTCGCCGTGGCAGAGATGAAGGTGGTGCTGGTGCTGACCCTGC CCTTCGCCCTGCGGCTGGACCAGAGCAGGCCCGTGCGGCGCAAGCCCGAGCTGATCCTGCGCAGCGAGAACGGGCTGTGGCTGCACCTGGAGCCGCTGGGGCCCAGCCGTGAGGGCCGGCCCCCCACACCACGCTCCTAG